A section of the Chryseobacterium scophthalmum genome encodes:
- a CDS encoding DUF4625 domain-containing protein, producing the protein MKEYSATTEIDIPANVDPGDYHFMIRVSDQEGWQTLKGLSINVSYPINVSYPILLPF; encoded by the coding sequence TTGAAAGAATACAGTGCCACAACAGAAATAGATATCCCTGCAAACGTTGATCCAGGGGACTATCATTTTATGATTCGTGTTTCAGATCAAGAAGGATGGCAGACACTAAAAGGACTCAGTATAAATGTAAGCTACCCAATAAATGTAAGCTACCCAATTTTGTTACCATTCTAA
- a CDS encoding ATP-binding protein, whose amino-acid sequence MTKEDKQRVIGKIVTINSDRFSVELLSGLDNFNMNGYDDIHYFAQLNSYVIIPYQNYHIVAEVAGVREKDLNLAFSNPTDQILSKIQAGKFLDVLPIGTIKTNSKNETDFEFGVSVYPTLYSDVLYIKEYELDVIFKTNKINEITCQKTEECTQGDCKCESKYTSLPIGKSIIFPDYEVKIDIDKFFGSHSAVLGNTGSGKSCTISSILQTLYKFKSYSATGSTFIFFDVNGEYSQAFEKINIDNADIEIKNFTIDDVEEGNAEIEKFILPHWFLNIDEWGLLLKASEKSQIPVLRNALGFTQYLDEKVLRHIYACSIMYVYENWESSVTKRQKIISLVAKANFNPVVDCSLMDAKFGNFPNNTAEETFKTAIRSFIDEGIEIDPKYVSEKFEFKDLEVALETAILYEEYHGNKQIRDYCSSMITRFKSIKEREDFKFLTRNDTNDSIEIFLRNHLGIDNPVISDKKKSQVIIIDLNSANDETVEIISCVLSRMIFEKLKNSTNRNKFPVNLVLEEAHRYISTDSGKVFGDANKIFERIAKEGRKYGMFLLVSSQRPSELSKTVLSQCSNFIVHRIQNPEDLSHIRQITPHISETVLKRLPSIPTQHALIFGHSVNLPTTFRVNDANPKPKSDNNEISNNWFKPKYHKVKF is encoded by the coding sequence ATGACAAAAGAGGATAAACAAAGAGTAATTGGTAAAATAGTAACAATTAATTCTGATCGTTTTAGCGTAGAACTTTTAAGTGGACTGGATAATTTTAATATGAATGGTTATGATGATATACATTATTTCGCGCAGTTAAATAGTTACGTTATTATTCCTTACCAGAATTATCATATTGTAGCAGAAGTTGCAGGTGTGAGGGAAAAGGATTTAAATCTTGCATTCTCTAACCCAACTGATCAAATCCTTAGTAAAATACAAGCAGGAAAATTTCTAGATGTTTTGCCAATTGGTACCATAAAAACTAATAGCAAGAACGAAACAGATTTTGAATTTGGTGTTAGTGTATACCCGACTTTATATTCTGATGTCTTATATATTAAAGAGTATGAATTGGATGTTATATTTAAGACTAATAAAATAAATGAAATAACTTGTCAAAAGACTGAAGAATGTACGCAAGGCGACTGTAAATGTGAAAGCAAATATACTTCTTTACCAATTGGTAAATCAATAATTTTTCCAGATTATGAAGTAAAAATTGACATAGATAAATTTTTTGGAAGTCATTCGGCTGTTCTTGGAAATACAGGTAGTGGTAAGTCATGTACAATTTCATCAATCTTGCAAACATTGTATAAATTTAAAAGCTATAGTGCTACTGGGAGTACATTTATTTTTTTTGATGTAAATGGAGAGTATAGCCAAGCTTTTGAAAAAATAAATATTGATAATGCTGATATTGAAATAAAAAATTTTACAATTGATGATGTTGAAGAAGGAAATGCTGAAATTGAAAAATTTATACTTCCGCATTGGTTTTTGAATATAGATGAATGGGGGCTCTTATTGAAAGCAAGTGAAAAATCTCAAATTCCAGTTTTAAGAAATGCACTTGGTTTTACTCAATATCTAGACGAAAAAGTGTTAAGACACATCTATGCTTGTAGTATAATGTACGTGTATGAAAATTGGGAAAGTTCAGTAACTAAAAGGCAAAAAATCATTTCATTAGTGGCTAAAGCTAATTTTAATCCGGTTGTTGATTGCTCTTTAATGGATGCAAAATTTGGAAATTTCCCCAATAATACAGCTGAAGAAACTTTTAAAACTGCTATTCGGTCATTTATTGATGAGGGAATCGAAATTGATCCTAAATATGTTTCAGAAAAATTTGAATTTAAAGATTTGGAAGTTGCATTAGAAACAGCCATTCTATATGAGGAATATCATGGTAATAAACAAATAAGAGATTACTGTTCTTCAATGATAACACGATTCAAAAGTATTAAAGAAAGAGAAGATTTTAAGTTTCTGACAAGGAATGATACGAATGATTCGATAGAAATTTTTCTTAGAAATCACTTAGGAATAGATAACCCTGTGATTTCCGATAAGAAAAAGTCACAAGTTATTATAATTGATTTAAACTCTGCAAATGATGAAACTGTTGAAATAATTTCTTGTGTTCTATCCCGGATGATTTTCGAAAAGCTAAAAAATTCTACAAATCGTAATAAATTTCCTGTCAATTTAGTTTTAGAAGAAGCTCATAGATATATATCAACTGACTCAGGGAAGGTATTTGGCGATGCTAATAAAATTTTTGAGCGTATAGCTAAAGAAGGTAGAAAATACGGAATGTTTTTATTGGTTTCATCTCAGAGACCCAGTGAACTATCGAAAACAGTTTTATCTCAGTGTAGTAATTTCATTGTTCACAGAATACAAAATCCAGAAGATTTATCTCATATAAGACAAATAACTCCTCATATATCAGAAACTGTTCTAAAACGCCTCCCATCTATTCCAACACAACACGCCTTAATATTTGGACATTCGGTTAATTTACCAACGACATTTAGAGTAAACGATGCAAACCCTAAACCGAAAAGTGACAATAATGAAATTAGTAATAATTGGTTCAAACCTAAATATCATAAAGTGAAATTTTAA
- the pnuC gene encoding nicotinamide riboside transporter PnuC, whose amino-acid sequence MMQDILQQITLPEWFGVFFSVFQVLLARKNNSNNYLFGVAGILLTLYVMIQSKLYAEFTLNLYYLVMSIYGWLYWKFGKRKSETPISETTNNEKLITAGIVIGTFSIFYFFLTNFTDSDVPILDSLVSAFAWAGMWLMARRKIENWILLNISNIIAIPLLIHKGLYLYAVLTAFLFIVAISGYLEWRKIIKTKSVVV is encoded by the coding sequence TTGATGCAGGACATTTTACAACAGATCACCTTACCAGAATGGTTTGGGGTTTTCTTTTCAGTATTTCAGGTTTTATTGGCAAGAAAAAACAATTCCAATAATTATCTTTTCGGTGTTGCCGGAATTTTATTAACGCTTTACGTGATGATTCAGTCTAAACTCTACGCAGAGTTTACGCTTAATCTTTACTATCTGGTAATGAGCATTTACGGATGGTTGTACTGGAAATTTGGAAAGAGAAAGTCTGAAACACCAATTTCTGAAACGACCAATAATGAAAAATTAATTACCGCAGGAATTGTGATTGGAACCTTTAGTATTTTCTATTTTTTCCTGACAAATTTTACCGATTCTGATGTTCCGATTTTGGATTCTTTAGTCAGTGCTTTTGCATGGGCTGGAATGTGGTTGATGGCTCGGAGAAAAATTGAAAACTGGATTTTACTCAATATCAGCAACATTATCGCAATTCCGTTATTGATTCACAAAGGACTTTATTTATATGCAGTTTTGACAGCTTTTTTGTTCATCGTTGCAATTTCTGGTTATCTGGAATGGAGGAAAATTATTAAAACTAAATCGGTTGTTGTTTAA
- a CDS encoding DUF4625 domain-containing protein, whose product MELGSYSLDVHHNFDHHTHTKEVEEM is encoded by the coding sequence ATTGAATTAGGTTCCTATAGTCTGGATGTGCATCATAATTTTGACCATCATACCCATACAAAAGAAGTAGAAGAAATGTAA
- a CDS encoding SIR2 family protein → MPLFFYKGNENIFDAKNIQSQDLPIQKIKDAFLKVLDNKNLSFLLGSGCSSYEVEKVSGTESKPVKDKIQIGIPIMVPMAKEFYCCEDFKKKKEWLKSDLKIDVSVSPFATNLETFLSTLHNLWFYHLSILSDTEKQEAAHIVSENKIEFSKRTDFQKIETIIVDARNFLLLKCTNESNMTSGDDNELIELYKGFYRKLLSRNSTLPRLNIFTTNYDLYSERAMDLLGIHYVNGFTGGISKFFNPAIFNYALAEKMDLSQSKWSVIDNFFYLYKIHGSVNWIEEQGENKLFKVREIQEAKYDILKEKDNIMIHPTPLKYNASLGSPYSDLFREFQKKLMQNNNILITLGYSFSDEHINNIIFQAFTIPSFRLIVVGEPKNGNSIEKLQKLNDSRIWIIGGKDESDSSDYPLHYFRRFVYEMLPDLTADDLDRKMETTLNNLKDLLK, encoded by the coding sequence ATGCCATTATTTTTTTATAAGGGAAACGAAAATATTTTCGACGCCAAAAATATTCAATCTCAAGATTTACCTATCCAAAAAATTAAAGATGCTTTTTTAAAAGTACTCGATAATAAGAATTTATCTTTTTTGTTAGGTAGTGGTTGTTCATCTTATGAAGTTGAAAAGGTGTCTGGAACTGAAAGTAAACCAGTAAAGGATAAAATCCAAATAGGAATACCAATTATGGTACCTATGGCAAAGGAATTTTATTGTTGTGAAGATTTTAAGAAAAAAAAGGAATGGCTAAAAAGTGACCTAAAAATTGATGTAAGTGTTTCTCCATTTGCAACCAACCTTGAAACTTTTTTATCAACTCTTCATAATTTATGGTTCTATCATTTAAGTATTTTAAGTGATACTGAGAAACAAGAGGCAGCACACATAGTAAGTGAAAACAAAATAGAATTCTCCAAACGCACTGATTTTCAGAAAATAGAAACAATAATAGTAGATGCCAGAAATTTTTTATTATTAAAATGTACTAATGAATCAAATATGACTTCTGGAGATGATAATGAATTAATTGAATTATATAAGGGATTTTATAGAAAACTTCTTTCCAGAAATTCAACATTACCACGTCTAAATATATTCACAACAAACTATGATCTATACTCAGAACGTGCAATGGATTTACTCGGAATTCATTATGTAAATGGTTTTACAGGTGGAATAAGTAAATTCTTTAATCCTGCAATTTTTAATTACGCACTTGCAGAGAAAATGGATTTGTCACAATCTAAATGGAGTGTTATAGATAATTTTTTCTATCTCTATAAAATTCATGGTTCAGTAAATTGGATTGAAGAACAAGGAGAAAACAAACTATTTAAAGTTCGTGAAATTCAGGAAGCAAAATATGATATTTTAAAAGAAAAAGATAATATCATGATTCATCCTACTCCTTTAAAATATAATGCTAGCCTTGGTAGTCCATATTCAGATTTATTCAGAGAGTTCCAAAAAAAGCTAATGCAAAATAATAATATTCTTATAACACTTGGATATAGTTTTAGTGATGAACATATAAACAACATAATATTTCAAGCATTTACAATTCCGTCTTTCAGATTAATTGTAGTGGGTGAACCAAAAAATGGAAATTCTATTGAAAAGCTACAAAAGTTAAATGATTCAAGAATATGGATTATTGGAGGTAAGGATGAATCAGATAGTTCTGATTATCCACTACATTATTTCAGACGTTTTGTTTATGAAATGTTACCTGATTTAACAGCTGACGATTTGGATAGAAAAATGGAAACGACATTAAATAACTTGAAAGATTTACTAAAATGA
- a CDS encoding MltR family transcriptional regulator yields the protein MINQKDNLEERLLKLFKNILPPDKITPELVERLKEAAKFRNQLTVETARGSALFAGSYLESILEKVLRGKLIGSKKHLNDLLSFNGAIGSFSNKINVSYSIGLISKDILNDLNIIRKIRNEFGHSANIIDFEDAKISGLCNSLKLVARADESSPRQKFNASVHYILGKLDLEISQVEKFSEKTTVNDINEKKESIENVLKIYRNLNSE from the coding sequence ATGATTAATCAAAAGGATAACCTTGAAGAAAGACTTCTTAAATTATTTAAGAATATTTTGCCACCAGATAAAATAACACCTGAATTGGTTGAGCGTCTGAAAGAAGCTGCAAAATTCAGAAATCAACTTACTGTTGAAACTGCAAGGGGAAGTGCATTATTTGCAGGATCTTATCTGGAAAGTATTTTGGAGAAGGTTTTAAGAGGCAAGCTTATTGGTAGTAAAAAACATTTAAATGACTTATTGTCATTTAATGGTGCAATAGGTTCATTCTCAAATAAGATAAATGTATCTTACTCTATAGGTTTGATATCTAAAGATATTTTGAACGATTTAAATATTATTCGGAAGATAAGAAACGAGTTTGGGCATTCTGCCAATATAATTGATTTTGAAGATGCAAAAATTTCCGGTTTATGTAATAGCTTAAAATTAGTTGCTAGAGCAGATGAAAGTAGTCCTAGACAAAAATTTAATGCGAGTGTGCATTATATTCTTGGAAAATTAGATTTGGAAATTTCTCAGGTTGAAAAATTCTCAGAAAAAACTACCGTAAATGATATTAATGAGAAAAAAGAATCTATTGAAAACGTTTTAAAAATCTATCGAAATTTAAACTCAGAATAA
- a CDS encoding superinfection immunity protein — MIQILTVTTQQAEGGALFLKIILFIYFIPSMIALIRLPVLKFKFVIVLLINAFFGWTVIGWWLSFIKAVSSHKA; from the coding sequence ATGATACAAATTTTAACCGTTACTACCCAACAAGCAGAAGGAGGAGCATTATTTCTAAAAATAATTCTATTCATATATTTCATTCCTTCAATGATAGCTTTAATACGTCTTCCTGTTCTAAAGTTTAAATTTGTAATCGTATTACTGATCAATGCATTTTTTGGATGGACTGTTATTGGCTGGTGGCTATCATTTATAAAAGCTGTGTCAAGCCATAAAGCATAA
- a CDS encoding HPP family protein, whose protein sequence is MKKTFKRTLRVSKYVIYKETLVDYKEHFWSFLGAFFGIGLIAFLQSQYLFKQENIFLIGSFGASCVLIYGAIQSPLAQPRNLVGGHVISALIGVTVFKIVPDIIWLSAPLAVAFSIVAMQYTKTLHPPGGATALIAVSSTGKIPELGYWYVLSPVLSGCLILLLVALVFNNMTKHRSYPNSTKWKLLLHKRHRHNLKN, encoded by the coding sequence GTGAAAAAAACTTTCAAAAGAACGCTCAGAGTTTCAAAATATGTCATTTATAAAGAAACACTTGTTGATTATAAAGAACATTTCTGGTCTTTTCTGGGTGCGTTTTTCGGAATTGGATTGATCGCTTTTCTGCAGTCTCAATATCTATTCAAACAAGAAAACATCTTTTTAATTGGTTCATTCGGAGCCTCTTGCGTATTAATTTACGGAGCCATTCAAAGTCCACTCGCTCAGCCGAGAAATCTTGTTGGCGGTCATGTTATTTCAGCATTAATCGGAGTTACCGTTTTTAAAATTGTTCCTGATATTATCTGGCTTTCTGCACCACTTGCTGTTGCTTTTTCAATTGTTGCTATGCAATACACAAAAACGCTTCATCCACCCGGTGGAGCAACGGCGTTAATTGCAGTAAGCTCAACGGGTAAAATTCCTGAACTGGGATATTGGTATGTACTTTCTCCGGTTCTTTCGGGTTGCTTAATTTTACTTTTGGTGGCTTTGGTTTTTAATAATATGACTAAACACAGAAGTTATCCCAACAGTACAAAATGGAAGCTACTTTTACATA
- a CDS encoding SIR2 family protein, whose product MDLYSPELFSALVKAASFEGKTERLTPLTNMTFFLGAGFSKSWNNKFPTGYDLFNFKAGDYSDDLSEFVLNIGFPEELDYSLFRDMSYYLSMQKKYSVLKSRYLDSYNINKIENEINYVISKRFDSLCKLNYLNTPNEKMKFDNINEEQKNILQFFSWIHKQTTGENVIPEGLRPHFITTNYDFLIESILDMIIGMDDSYSFYTYRGISPDTINNIKPPTIMYNHWLVNSLIKINGGFEIFKSSNGYNLDYTVKSEDDLKKQAPTLILPNREQDYTGSYFQEIFPKAVRTLHESKILVIVGYSLPEEDALIRLLIRQFAEENVDLTEKFIFYISTSDEEEQYEKLHSVYPYLNDRLKERIITYSGTFNSWLKEVLKFAK is encoded by the coding sequence ATGGATTTATATTCACCTGAACTATTTTCAGCACTTGTTAAAGCAGCAAGTTTTGAAGGAAAAACTGAGAGACTAACTCCCTTGACTAATATGACTTTTTTTCTTGGAGCTGGTTTTTCGAAATCCTGGAATAATAAGTTTCCCACGGGCTACGATTTATTTAATTTTAAAGCAGGAGATTATTCAGATGATCTATCAGAATTTGTATTAAATATTGGATTTCCAGAGGAATTAGACTATTCATTATTTAGAGATATGTCCTACTATTTAAGTATGCAAAAAAAGTATTCGGTATTGAAAAGTAGATACTTAGATAGTTATAATATTAACAAAATTGAGAATGAAATCAATTACGTAATTAGTAAAAGGTTTGACTCTCTTTGCAAATTAAATTATTTAAATACTCCTAATGAGAAAATGAAATTTGATAATATTAATGAAGAGCAAAAAAATATTTTGCAATTTTTTAGTTGGATTCATAAACAAACTACAGGTGAAAATGTAATTCCAGAAGGCTTAAGACCTCATTTTATAACAACCAACTATGATTTTTTGATAGAATCGATTTTAGATATGATTATAGGAATGGATGATTCTTATTCTTTTTATACTTACAGAGGGATATCTCCAGACACGATTAATAATATCAAGCCTCCTACAATAATGTATAATCATTGGTTAGTAAACTCACTAATAAAAATCAATGGGGGATTTGAAATTTTTAAGTCTAGCAATGGATATAATTTAGATTATACTGTTAAAAGTGAAGACGATTTAAAAAAACAAGCTCCAACATTAATTTTGCCTAATAGAGAACAAGACTATACAGGTAGTTACTTTCAAGAAATTTTTCCTAAAGCAGTTAGAACCTTGCATGAATCAAAAATTTTAGTAATTGTTGGATATAGCCTACCAGAAGAAGATGCTTTAATAAGATTGTTAATAAGACAATTTGCAGAAGAAAACGTAGACCTAACTGAAAAATTTATTTTTTATATAAGTACTTCTGATGAAGAGGAGCAATATGAGAAATTACATTCGGTTTATCCATATCTAAACGACAGATTAAAAGAAAGAATAATAACCTATTCTGGAACATTTAATTCTTGGTTAAAAGAAGTTTTAAAATTTGCCAAATAG
- a CDS encoding putative phage abortive infection protein yields the protein MNLKEKLKAKLKEIENTKPQTIIKGVVLFGLFFIATSLIYAAIYFYQNQLLVISEKYNTKELNDFKVESDTVFIRQVVPNKALTDSTLINPLVPERENFFQKKVRLSKKILPKNDTILKNQSVIPKDINAIDYYIIQKDKESFQLGDIGDFLGGYFGVLLGFAGIAFTFIAFYVQYIANKEVQKQFRLQQFETQFQKLIDIYLNNKDKFEIIGYKNPDNLEADLSLNRGINLLDRLKSIHINKRGQSGMSYFTQPNQPLLTSSNNRIFIDYNTKDQIVFQKMLVELKSIYRVFLEAYKEKKGKREQDLSDLIKKELFSMAYKTFFKGLNKFSKEYSEDKTLSTINEDVITYSFSILKELRSIYKLDGTKAYLNFYKDSRDQWKTLWLKVNYEPFKGYLHFLPQYYRNLYTMVKFVVSENSDLDLNEDDKLKYLRILRSTMSDYEQAMLFYNWYSGIGNDWENNNNEFFSKYKMIHNMKKITLIDTQIDILTILGISSTANFFENY from the coding sequence ATGAACTTAAAAGAAAAATTAAAAGCAAAGTTAAAAGAAATAGAAAATACTAAGCCACAAACTATAATAAAAGGAGTAGTGCTTTTTGGGTTATTTTTTATTGCTACCTCCTTGATATATGCGGCAATATATTTTTATCAAAATCAATTACTTGTCATATCTGAAAAATATAATACAAAAGAATTAAATGATTTCAAAGTTGAGAGTGATACTGTATTTATTAGACAAGTAGTCCCAAACAAAGCTTTAACTGATAGTACTTTAATTAATCCTTTGGTTCCAGAGAGAGAAAATTTTTTTCAAAAGAAAGTTAGATTATCTAAGAAAATATTACCTAAAAATGATACAATTTTAAAGAATCAATCAGTTATACCAAAAGATATTAATGCAATAGATTATTATATTATTCAAAAAGATAAGGAGTCTTTTCAACTAGGAGATATTGGAGATTTCTTAGGAGGGTATTTTGGCGTACTATTAGGTTTTGCTGGAATTGCATTTACTTTTATTGCATTTTATGTGCAATACATCGCTAACAAGGAAGTGCAAAAACAATTTAGATTACAACAATTCGAAACGCAATTTCAAAAGTTAATTGATATATATTTAAACAACAAGGACAAATTTGAAATAATAGGATACAAAAATCCTGATAATTTAGAGGCGGATTTAAGCCTGAATCGAGGAATTAATTTACTCGATAGATTGAAATCTATACATATTAATAAAAGAGGTCAAAGTGGGATGTCTTATTTTACTCAACCAAACCAACCATTATTAACATCAAGTAATAATAGAATATTTATTGATTATAATACTAAAGATCAAATTGTATTTCAAAAGATGTTAGTAGAGTTAAAATCTATTTATAGAGTATTCTTAGAAGCGTATAAGGAAAAGAAGGGAAAAAGAGAACAAGATCTTTCAGATTTAATAAAAAAAGAATTGTTTTCAATGGCTTACAAAACATTCTTTAAGGGATTAAATAAATTTTCAAAAGAATATTCTGAAGATAAGACCCTAAGTACAATAAATGAAGATGTTATTACATACAGCTTTTCTATTTTAAAAGAGCTTAGAAGTATTTATAAATTAGATGGAACTAAAGCATATCTAAATTTTTATAAGGATAGTAGAGATCAATGGAAAACTCTTTGGTTAAAAGTTAATTATGAACCCTTTAAAGGTTATCTTCATTTTTTACCACAATATTATCGTAATCTCTATACAATGGTAAAATTTGTTGTAAGTGAAAATTCTGACCTTGACCTTAATGAAGATGATAAATTAAAATATTTAAGAATTCTTCGCTCTACTATGTCAGATTATGAACAAGCCATGCTTTTTTACAACTGGTATAGTGGCATTGGTAATGATTGGGAAAACAACAATAACGAATTTTTCTCAAAGTATAAAATGATTCACAATATGAAAAAAATTACTCTAATAGATACTCAAATTGACATTTTAACAATTTTAGGAATTTCATCAACAGCTAATTTCTTTGAGAATTATTAA
- a CDS encoding surface-adhesin E family protein produces the protein MKKLLLLLLFSPAVTYAQSDWESIGFSGRDSEYFIREVSVDDIGGISFWVKNVSNTLDRKTGMKTPGKYSVSKWEGDCKAKTIITKIMVMYNKKGKIRNSSTGPFQEAPVIPDTMGEKALNAACTKIYN, from the coding sequence ATGAAAAAACTTTTATTACTCCTGCTGTTTTCTCCAGCAGTTACTTACGCGCAGTCAGATTGGGAATCTATCGGATTTTCTGGAAGAGACTCCGAATATTTTATTCGTGAAGTTTCTGTAGATGATATTGGCGGTATTTCCTTTTGGGTTAAAAATGTAAGTAACACTCTTGACAGAAAAACTGGTATGAAAACACCTGGTAAATATTCTGTTTCAAAGTGGGAAGGAGATTGCAAAGCTAAAACAATCATCACAAAAATTATGGTTATGTATAATAAAAAAGGTAAAATTAGAAATTCTTCTACAGGACCTTTTCAGGAAGCTCCGGTAATTCCAGATACTATGGGTGAAAAAGCTTTAAACGCTGCCTGCACTAAAATATATAACTAA